From a region of the Halolamina sp. CBA1230 genome:
- a CDS encoding formate dehydrogenase subunit alpha: MSSEPVSLDLDRRSFLKASALAGAVALGGGGAGQALAQSDGEVDGTDDEGELTKTVCNFCAVGCGFRGERKGNAFVGQEPWHENPINNGSLCSKGAAIYGSEHSERRLKHPLVKEGDTSWRKVGWNEALDKVAGEIEEIRQEHGPDSVMWMGSAHFCNEESYAFRKLSSIFGTNNCDHQARICHSTTVAGLANTWGYGAMTNTINDYRNFDLNIIIGQNPAEAHPIAMQHILEGQKRGGTIATVDPRFTKTAAKGDYYYRMRPGTDVALMMGLMKYLRDEQNLDREMLEERVMGWPDVESELDQYDLETVEDITWVSQEQIQELGDLIAENAPNVQIEWAMGGTQHNNGTQNIRSYALTSLASGSAARSGGGLQVMRGHANVQGATDLAVASHILPGYYAVGSPGSWRYWSEVWSESPYTSGDISFEELYDRYDLMPEEKYTRQSGEGEVDETFPNDRSMMFQKGMTVARWFDGGLPQEERLNETPLYQPDELKAVVIWGHSINSISEMQKMKDAMDRLDLVVVVDVFPSVASVLSDQDNVVILSAASQYEHHRSLTNSHRSVQWSEPVRPPSHNTKPDLEIMQELAARFGFGEHFDWGSGPGLYNGKSTYEEVLREVNLGVRTIGYQQDPQRLQEQQEYDYAFSTDNLRCEEEGLPVSGEFWQLPWPCWGEGHPGTPIIWNDDLDPRNGGQDFRARWGVQAPTPEEWEGMNTGDKEYPMQETYDQGGEEALNLLRDPYTPDWESDFDGEVNGVPQYPGFATTLPEDYSNPDQLSLPYAYALDPEQSVYDTAVAMNERYGTDFDEEFYQQYDYAQPDAPTGRGRARGVTWNFIDTVPVHREPVESPRPDLVEEWPANGQQTNFYRLDQNNAAVQERATAAANDPSDEEAFSTVMTTGRQVEHQGGGAESRSNEYLADLQPHMYAEIHPEMADEMGIDGGDLVVVSTTDRGSVLVKSRVTPRPGYGPEEEEIFLPYHWGGIAKGESLLEKYPDGNEPFAIGDSANFITSRGYDVETQMQETKAALAKVRPATQELVDELNMNVDLETFSFPQDEAGFGQQKEFDTRDHKSTQ, from the coding sequence CACGAAGACGGTCTGTAACTTCTGTGCCGTCGGCTGTGGGTTCCGGGGAGAACGGAAGGGGAACGCCTTCGTCGGGCAGGAGCCCTGGCACGAGAACCCGATAAACAACGGCTCGCTCTGCTCGAAGGGTGCCGCGATCTACGGCAGCGAGCACTCCGAGCGCCGACTCAAACACCCCCTCGTGAAGGAGGGGGACACGTCGTGGCGCAAGGTCGGCTGGAACGAGGCGCTCGACAAGGTCGCCGGCGAGATCGAGGAGATCCGGCAGGAGCACGGCCCCGACTCGGTGATGTGGATGGGGTCGGCCCACTTCTGCAACGAGGAGTCCTACGCGTTCCGGAAGCTCTCGAGCATCTTCGGAACCAACAACTGCGACCACCAGGCCCGGATCTGCCACTCCACCACCGTCGCCGGCCTCGCGAACACGTGGGGGTACGGGGCGATGACCAACACGATCAACGACTACCGCAACTTCGATCTCAACATCATCATCGGCCAGAACCCGGCCGAGGCCCACCCGATCGCGATGCAGCACATCCTCGAGGGCCAGAAGCGCGGCGGCACCATCGCCACCGTCGACCCGCGGTTCACAAAGACCGCGGCGAAAGGCGACTACTACTACCGGATGCGGCCCGGCACCGACGTCGCCCTGATGATGGGGCTGATGAAGTATCTCCGGGACGAGCAGAACCTCGACCGGGAGATGCTCGAGGAGCGGGTCATGGGCTGGCCCGACGTCGAGTCCGAACTCGACCAGTACGACCTCGAGACCGTCGAGGACATCACCTGGGTGAGCCAGGAGCAGATCCAGGAACTCGGCGATCTGATCGCCGAGAACGCGCCGAACGTCCAGATCGAGTGGGCGATGGGCGGCACCCAGCACAACAACGGGACCCAGAACATCCGCTCGTACGCGCTCACCTCGCTGGCCTCCGGGAGCGCCGCCCGATCCGGCGGCGGCCTGCAGGTCATGCGTGGCCACGCGAACGTCCAGGGGGCGACCGACCTCGCGGTCGCGAGCCACATCCTGCCGGGCTACTACGCGGTCGGCTCGCCCGGCTCCTGGCGCTACTGGAGCGAAGTGTGGTCGGAGAGCCCGTACACGAGCGGCGATATTTCCTTCGAGGAACTGTACGACCGCTACGACCTGATGCCGGAGGAGAAGTACACCCGGCAGTCGGGCGAGGGGGAAGTCGACGAGACGTTCCCGAACGACCGCTCGATGATGTTCCAGAAGGGGATGACCGTCGCCCGCTGGTTCGACGGCGGGCTCCCCCAGGAGGAGCGGCTCAACGAGACGCCGCTGTACCAGCCTGACGAGCTGAAAGCCGTCGTCATCTGGGGGCACTCCATCAACTCCATCTCGGAGATGCAGAAGATGAAGGACGCGATGGACCGGCTGGATCTGGTCGTCGTCGTCGACGTGTTCCCCTCCGTGGCGTCGGTGCTGTCGGATCAGGACAACGTCGTGATCCTCTCGGCGGCCTCGCAGTACGAGCACCACCGCTCGCTCACCAACTCCCACCGCTCGGTGCAGTGGTCCGAGCCGGTGCGGCCGCCCTCGCACAACACGAAGCCGGACCTCGAGATCATGCAGGAGCTCGCGGCCCGCTTCGGCTTCGGCGAGCACTTCGACTGGGGTTCGGGTCCCGGCCTCTACAACGGCAAGAGCACCTACGAGGAGGTGCTCCGGGAGGTCAACCTCGGCGTCCGAACGATCGGCTACCAGCAGGACCCACAGCGCCTGCAGGAACAGCAGGAGTACGACTACGCGTTCTCCACGGACAACCTCCGGTGTGAGGAGGAGGGGCTCCCCGTCTCCGGGGAGTTCTGGCAGCTCCCGTGGCCCTGCTGGGGCGAGGGCCACCCCGGGACGCCGATCATCTGGAACGACGACCTCGACCCACGGAACGGCGGGCAGGACTTCCGCGCCCGCTGGGGTGTCCAGGCGCCGACACCCGAGGAGTGGGAGGGGATGAACACGGGCGACAAGGAGTACCCGATGCAGGAGACGTACGACCAGGGCGGCGAGGAAGCCCTGAACCTCCTGCGTGACCCGTACACCCCCGACTGGGAGTCCGACTTCGACGGCGAGGTCAACGGCGTCCCGCAGTACCCCGGGTTCGCGACGACGCTGCCCGAGGACTACTCCAACCCCGATCAGCTCTCGCTCCCGTACGCGTACGCGCTCGACCCGGAGCAGTCCGTCTACGACACGGCGGTCGCGATGAACGAGCGCTACGGGACGGACTTCGACGAGGAGTTCTACCAGCAGTACGACTACGCGCAGCCCGACGCGCCGACGGGGCGTGGCCGCGCACGTGGGGTCACGTGGAACTTCATCGACACCGTCCCGGTCCACCGGGAGCCGGTCGAGAGCCCGCGTCCCGACCTGGTCGAGGAGTGGCCCGCGAACGGCCAGCAGACCAACTTCTACCGGCTCGACCAGAACAACGCGGCGGTCCAGGAGCGTGCGACCGCCGCCGCGAACGATCCGAGCGACGAAGAGGCGTTCAGCACGGTCATGACCACGGGCCGGCAGGTCGAGCACCAGGGTGGCGGGGCGGAGTCCCGCTCCAACGAGTACCTGGCCGACCTCCAGCCCCACATGTACGCCGAGATCCACCCGGAGATGGCCGACGAGATGGGGATCGACGGCGGCGACCTCGTCGTCGTCTCCACGACGGACCGTGGGTCGGTCCTGGTCAAGTCTCGCGTCACACCCCGTCCCGGCTACGGGCCCGAGGAGGAGGAGATCTTCCTTCCGTACCACTGGGGCGGGATCGCGAAGGGCGAGAGCCTGCTCGAGAAGTACCCCGACGGCAACGAGCCGTTCGCCATCGGCGACTCGGCGAACTTCATCACCTCGCGCGGGTACGACGTCGAGACTCAGATGCAGGAGACCAAGGCGGCGCTGGCGAAGGTCCGCCCAGCGACGCAGGAGCTGGTCGACGAGCTCAACATGAACGTCGACCTGGAGACGTTCTCGTTCCCGCAGGACGAGGCGGGCTTCGGCCAGCAGAAGGAGTTCGACACCCGCGACCACAAATCCACTCAGTAA
- a CDS encoding 4Fe-4S dicluster domain-containing protein has translation MSTNESNTEIIGQGVMSTGEDTRIFPDVAACIDCGGCVVACNRTWDTPRDEQRISISTMLEGEEGAEGLNANPNQAMAQGEKPGETSIPMQCYHCENAPCVSVCPVDALVKKDDGFVDVRDDVCIGCQYCLSACPFGAPQFPGANDGSAEIFGTGGTMDKCTMCQERQDVGKGPACAEECATDAILVGTSDQIADELDKRDSGAFFNDEAMEIVFGEDDAEAFGV, from the coding sequence ATGTCCACCAACGAATCAAACACCGAAATAATCGGCCAAGGGGTGATGAGCACCGGTGAGGATACGCGCATCTTCCCCGACGTGGCCGCGTGTATCGACTGTGGCGGCTGTGTAGTCGCCTGTAACCGAACGTGGGACACACCCCGCGACGAACAGCGCATCAGCATCTCGACGATGCTCGAGGGCGAGGAGGGTGCCGAGGGGCTCAACGCGAACCCCAATCAGGCGATGGCCCAGGGCGAGAAACCGGGCGAGACCAGCATCCCGATGCAGTGTTACCACTGCGAGAACGCGCCCTGCGTGTCGGTCTGTCCGGTCGACGCCCTCGTGAAGAAGGACGACGGGTTCGTCGACGTGCGTGACGACGTCTGTATCGGCTGCCAGTACTGCCTCTCGGCCTGCCCGTTCGGCGCCCCGCAGTTCCCGGGCGCGAACGACGGCTCGGCGGAGATATTCGGCACCGGCGGCACGATGGACAAGTGTACGATGTGCCAGGAGCGACAGGACGTCGGCAAGGGGCCGGCGTGTGCCGAGGAGTGTGCGACCGACGCTATCCTCGTGGGCACCTCCGACCAGATCGCGGACGAGCTCGACAAGCGTGACTCCGGAGCGTTCTTCAACGACGAGGCGATGGAGATCGTCTTCGGCGAAGACGACGCGGAGGCGTTCGGCGTATGA
- a CDS encoding cytochrome b/b6 domain-containing protein has protein sequence MTNLDHGKFTRMTTVFHSLLAMDVFFLFFTGYAIMFNDELWWMLTLMGGSGSVAALHRVFGVGLLALVVFWVLMMVTTDTGRSNFREVLPTPGDARAFLQDIQFVLGNADERHPNARQFAGGTADEIPLLSYVGKGVIFIFAFELTLLSISGLLIWSKTGLMQYFATQTAAMAFVVFHGLLGVVMLMGVMFHIFEHGFHPAFYPVETKAFIPRSMIPEEHSDDDDDDDGTGIERLQLSPGWASASNLAGAATVIGIVSVLTASIFDTGYPVSLELLVGGGPTNLLLTVGVNIGVLVLFLGMVLSVYGNLVRIRWEQQMAEQEAESADAEAAD, from the coding sequence ATGACGAACCTCGACCACGGGAAGTTCACGCGCATGACGACGGTGTTCCACTCGCTGCTCGCCATGGACGTGTTCTTCCTGTTCTTCACGGGCTATGCCATCATGTTCAACGACGAGCTCTGGTGGATGCTCACCCTGATGGGTGGCTCCGGCTCGGTCGCCGCGCTCCACCGCGTGTTCGGCGTGGGGCTGCTCGCGCTGGTCGTGTTCTGGGTGCTAATGATGGTGACCACGGACACGGGCCGCTCGAACTTCCGTGAAGTGCTGCCGACGCCGGGCGACGCGAGGGCGTTCCTGCAGGACATCCAGTTCGTGCTGGGCAACGCCGACGAGCGCCACCCCAACGCCCGCCAGTTCGCCGGCGGCACCGCCGACGAGATCCCGCTGCTGAGCTACGTCGGCAAGGGCGTGATCTTCATCTTCGCGTTCGAGCTCACGCTGCTGTCGATCTCCGGGCTGCTCATCTGGAGCAAGACCGGGCTGATGCAGTACTTCGCGACCCAGACCGCGGCGATGGCCTTCGTCGTGTTCCACGGCCTGCTCGGGGTCGTGATGCTGATGGGGGTCATGTTCCACATCTTCGAGCACGGGTTCCACCCCGCGTTCTACCCGGTGGAGACGAAGGCGTTCATCCCGCGCTCGATGATCCCCGAGGAGCACAGCGACGACGACGATGACGACGACGGCACCGGCATCGAGCGCCTCCAGCTCTCCCCGGGCTGGGCGAGCGCGTCGAACCTCGCCGGCGCCGCAACGGTGATCGGGATCGTCAGCGTGCTGACCGCCAGCATCTTCGACACCGGCTACCCGGTGTCGCTCGAACTGCTGGTCGGCGGCGGCCCGACGAACCTGCTGCTGACCGTCGGCGTCAACATCGGCGTGCTCGTGCTGTTCCTCGGCATGGTGCTGTCGGTGTACGGTAACCTCGTGCGCATCCGCTGGGAGCAGCAGATGGCCGAGCAGGAGGCCGAGAGCGCCGACGCCGAAGCCGCGGACTGA
- a CDS encoding UvrD-helicase domain-containing protein, protein MTDKESADDGNGYRRLEDAQAEIRDAFFAADSGLFVLDCGPGSGKSVTADSIAAEDLARKAQAGVDSPAETLCLTSFSRDDAASILPGVERALRGLADDPEAPVDLDAETAAELGTALRGSDRVGTIDSVLGAVFDAVAGEVGFDEVPEVGDSAALAGVHGDALDVVRSDTSLAEPLATLDDAYPGGRYDADTADLLAAARGACRERRLSVPELRDRLEAVAEGTYPDGPPESLEDVLRDAERFFGAEEREAVERELEGEGSDAVVDADADCHDRWFAAIDALCTVLPAYLDAYDEACRAAGVVAHVDVAHWVATFFEAADYESAFRERLRERWTDRLSTVIVDEAQDVSRAQHDALAPLVDADTRVLLVGDREQCIYAWRNAQPSLFDQAATEGRYFGVDWEPHERRTATRSYRFRPSIAAAIDTVFDPVFTDSTRGAADAAAASGQEIEGYDHLSAVREPTSDPNVHVAAFAEHGRPGSPTWVDPEEGLGEAEALADCIATGLESGRFDRDDGEDPGVTVLFHRRTHMDTYVDAFADAGLSVRDASRALFGHPLVGAVSAVVDWLRAPTTQEATLRLVNDDDLPIDGLVDRLMRSDWSIGSVAESESMRGTKGAVVDGLADLANRRADHLAMAGADVVGDVIETLSLAEDPLDQSATAADDEAVLDRLVGVVADWEGDRTYSLAELATALDHARRNPKSGPSLPTAAEADVTFRTIHGAKGDEDDVVAVADLGTGLGRYGAYLDRFVAHGRHVALAPPEPAVGDDSPDLGGTVLAGGPYDPDASPGDGSAGLRWASEAWVDGDPPRLAGPPPLRAPVAAARAERWRLLYVALSRARDHLVLPLPGRRSAPTPRDRWVDTLRETLSFDADREGEYTVETPGDHDPLTVAVHRADGENPTSTAEESAADGTDRPDPLPERGWTPRFINPSTVYELSAAPEEGVLAHLSGQPLHAEQDGVTVPLPFETMGPEVVGDVAHDVFATALSAGVDADTLRDCGGPLPVALDRAIDDHARGVAPDEREQLRRYVEGTLCPQLAGTESYERLAASERRHVEEPLDAVVRVEGLAVEIGGRADVVSVAADSEWHVDELKVGLRPPEPELRERYELQAATYAWLLERQGPESVTATVTTVGAHEERTTVDAGEDDVRDLLDRLADRRWNCQR, encoded by the coding sequence ATGACTGATAAGGAGTCGGCCGACGACGGGAACGGCTACCGGCGGCTCGAAGACGCTCAGGCCGAGATCCGCGACGCGTTCTTCGCGGCGGACTCGGGACTGTTCGTGCTCGACTGCGGACCGGGATCGGGTAAATCCGTCACCGCCGACAGTATCGCCGCGGAGGACCTCGCACGCAAGGCGCAGGCGGGGGTCGACAGCCCCGCGGAGACGCTCTGTCTCACCTCGTTCTCCCGGGACGATGCGGCGAGCATCCTCCCCGGCGTCGAACGCGCGCTCCGAGGGCTCGCCGACGACCCCGAGGCGCCGGTGGACCTGGACGCCGAGACGGCGGCGGAACTGGGGACCGCGCTCCGCGGGAGCGACCGCGTCGGCACCATCGACAGCGTGCTCGGGGCGGTGTTCGACGCCGTCGCGGGCGAGGTCGGGTTCGACGAGGTGCCGGAAGTCGGGGATAGTGCCGCGCTCGCGGGTGTTCACGGTGATGCGCTCGACGTGGTTCGGAGCGATACGTCGCTGGCGGAGCCGCTCGCGACGCTCGACGACGCCTACCCCGGCGGGCGCTACGACGCCGACACGGCCGACCTGTTGGCTGCGGCGCGGGGCGCCTGCCGGGAGCGTCGGCTCTCGGTTCCGGAGCTCCGCGATCGGCTGGAAGCCGTAGCCGAAGGAACGTACCCCGACGGTCCGCCCGAGTCACTGGAAGACGTCCTGCGTGACGCCGAGCGCTTCTTCGGTGCCGAGGAGCGCGAAGCAGTCGAACGGGAACTGGAGGGGGAAGGGTCGGACGCGGTCGTCGATGCGGACGCCGACTGCCACGACCGCTGGTTCGCGGCAATCGACGCGCTCTGTACGGTGCTGCCCGCCTACCTCGACGCCTACGACGAAGCGTGCCGGGCGGCCGGCGTGGTCGCCCACGTCGACGTCGCCCACTGGGTCGCGACGTTCTTCGAGGCCGCCGACTACGAGAGCGCGTTCCGGGAGCGCCTGCGAGAGCGCTGGACCGACCGGCTCTCGACGGTGATCGTCGACGAGGCACAGGACGTCTCCCGCGCCCAGCACGACGCGCTCGCGCCGTTGGTCGACGCCGACACGCGGGTCCTGCTGGTGGGCGACCGCGAGCAGTGTATCTACGCCTGGCGAAACGCCCAGCCGAGCCTGTTCGACCAGGCCGCGACGGAAGGTCGATACTTCGGCGTCGACTGGGAGCCCCACGAACGGCGGACTGCGACCAGATCCTACCGCTTCCGTCCGTCGATCGCCGCGGCGATCGACACCGTGTTCGACCCGGTGTTCACGGACTCCACCCGGGGAGCTGCTGACGCGGCAGCGGCGTCCGGCCAGGAGATCGAAGGGTACGACCACCTCTCCGCCGTCCGCGAGCCGACATCCGACCCGAACGTCCACGTCGCCGCCTTCGCCGAGCACGGCCGTCCCGGATCGCCGACATGGGTCGACCCCGAGGAGGGGCTGGGCGAGGCCGAGGCCCTCGCCGACTGCATCGCGACGGGGCTCGAATCGGGACGGTTCGACCGCGATGACGGTGAAGATCCGGGCGTGACGGTGTTGTTCCACCGCCGAACGCACATGGACACGTACGTCGACGCGTTCGCCGACGCCGGTCTCTCGGTGCGGGACGCCAGCCGCGCGCTGTTCGGCCACCCGCTCGTGGGCGCGGTCAGTGCGGTGGTCGACTGGCTCCGCGCACCCACGACGCAGGAAGCGACCCTCAGACTGGTCAACGACGACGACCTGCCGATCGACGGGCTGGTCGACCGACTCATGCGCTCGGACTGGTCGATCGGGAGCGTCGCCGAGTCCGAGTCGATGCGGGGGACGAAGGGAGCGGTCGTCGACGGACTCGCCGACCTCGCGAACCGGCGTGCCGACCACCTCGCGATGGCGGGCGCGGACGTGGTGGGCGACGTGATCGAGACGCTCTCGCTGGCCGAGGACCCGCTCGACCAGAGCGCGACCGCCGCTGACGACGAGGCCGTCCTCGACCGACTGGTCGGCGTCGTCGCCGACTGGGAGGGCGACCGGACGTACTCGCTGGCCGAACTCGCGACGGCGCTGGATCACGCGCGCCGGAACCCCAAGAGCGGGCCGAGCCTCCCGACCGCCGCCGAGGCCGACGTGACCTTCCGCACGATCCACGGCGCGAAAGGCGACGAGGACGACGTAGTCGCGGTGGCGGACCTCGGCACCGGGCTGGGTCGCTACGGCGCCTACCTCGACCGGTTCGTCGCGCACGGGCGCCACGTCGCGCTCGCGCCGCCGGAGCCGGCGGTCGGCGACGACTCCCCCGACCTCGGCGGGACGGTGCTCGCCGGCGGCCCGTACGACCCCGACGCCTCCCCCGGCGACGGCAGCGCGGGCCTGCGCTGGGCGAGCGAGGCGTGGGTCGACGGTGATCCGCCACGGCTCGCCGGCCCGCCGCCGCTCCGAGCGCCGGTCGCGGCCGCGCGCGCCGAGCGCTGGCGCCTGCTGTACGTCGCGCTCTCGCGGGCGCGGGACCACCTCGTGCTCCCGCTCCCCGGCCGGCGTTCCGCGCCGACGCCGCGGGACCGCTGGGTCGACACCCTCCGGGAGACGCTCTCGTTCGACGCCGACCGCGAGGGCGAGTACACCGTCGAGACGCCCGGCGACCACGACCCGCTGACTGTCGCCGTCCATCGCGCGGACGGTGAGAACCCGACGTCGACGGCGGAAGAGTCGGCCGCCGACGGGACGGACCGCCCGGACCCACTTCCCGAACGTGGCTGGACGCCGCGTTTCATCAACCCGAGTACGGTGTACGAACTCTCCGCGGCGCCGGAGGAGGGCGTGCTCGCCCACCTCAGCGGCCAGCCGCTCCACGCCGAGCAGGACGGCGTCACGGTGCCGCTGCCGTTCGAGACGATGGGGCCGGAGGTCGTTGGCGACGTGGCCCACGACGTGTTCGCGACCGCACTCTCGGCGGGCGTCGACGCCGACACGCTCCGTGATTGTGGCGGTCCGCTCCCCGTAGCGCTGGATCGGGCGATCGACGATCACGCCCGCGGTGTCGCGCCCGACGAGCGCGAGCAGTTGCGCCGCTACGTCGAGGGAACGCTCTGCCCGCAGCTGGCGGGCACGGAGAGCTACGAACGGCTGGCGGCAAGCGAGCGGCGCCACGTTGAGGAGCCGCTGGACGCCGTGGTTCGTGTCGAGGGACTGGCCGTCGAAATCGGCGGCCGGGCGGACGTCGTCTCGGTTGCCGCCGACAGCGAGTGGCACGTCGACGAACTCAAAGTCGGGCTGCGCCCGCCCGAGCCCGAGCTCCGGGAGCGCTACGAACTCCAGGCGGCGACGTACGCCTGGCTCCTCGAGCGACAGGGACCGGAGTCGGTGACTGCGACAGTGACGACCGTGGGTGCGCACGAGGAGCGCACCACCGTCGACGCGGGGGAGGACGACGTCCGCGACCTGCTCGATCGGCTCGCCGACCGTCGCTGGAACTGCCAGCGGTAG
- a CDS encoding asparaginase — translation MDVTLLSTGGTIASTDGDGGKTPSKAGEELVDAVPELADLASFTVERVASVSGFDVTWDRAAAIRRAAERAAEESDGIVVTHGTDTMAESAYLLDLTTALGVPVAFTGAQRPFDEVGTDGPPNLLAAARTVTHERAKSGTYLVFDDEIHAARDVVKSHTSALSTFRSPERGPVGEFTPAGIRLFREPRSYADAAPGVGEVGAEIPILTSGLGVNGDTLRRVVGDPADPAVDAVVVAGTGLGNTTGSLCEAIEEVRAAGIPVAIASRCHEGATAPLYGGPGGATTLDDLGVLWAGDLPAWKARIKLAVALAVGGDGADEAFFERGLREPGR, via the coding sequence ATGGACGTCACGCTACTGAGCACGGGCGGCACCATCGCCAGCACGGACGGCGACGGCGGCAAGACGCCGTCGAAGGCAGGTGAGGAACTGGTCGACGCTGTCCCGGAACTCGCCGACCTGGCGTCGTTCACCGTCGAGCGAGTCGCGAGCGTCTCCGGGTTCGACGTGACGTGGGACCGGGCAGCGGCGATCCGGCGTGCCGCCGAGCGGGCGGCCGAGGAGTCCGACGGGATCGTCGTCACCCACGGCACCGACACGATGGCGGAGTCGGCGTACCTGCTCGATCTGACGACGGCGCTCGGGGTTCCGGTCGCGTTCACGGGCGCCCAGCGACCGTTCGACGAGGTGGGGACCGACGGCCCGCCGAACCTGCTCGCGGCGGCCCGAACCGTCACCCACGAGCGCGCCAAGTCGGGTACGTACCTCGTCTTCGACGACGAGATCCACGCCGCCCGCGACGTGGTGAAATCCCACACCAGCGCGCTGTCGACGTTCCGCTCGCCCGAGCGCGGCCCCGTCGGCGAGTTCACGCCGGCCGGGATTCGGCTGTTCCGGGAACCGCGGAGCTACGCGGACGCTGCGCCAGGGGTCGGTGAAGTCGGAGCGGAGATCCCGATCCTGACCTCCGGACTGGGCGTGAACGGCGACACGCTCCGTCGTGTGGTCGGTGACCCGGCCGATCCCGCGGTCGACGCGGTCGTCGTCGCCGGAACGGGACTCGGAAACACCACCGGATCGCTCTGTGAAGCGATCGAGGAGGTCCGGGCCGCCGGGATCCCGGTCGCGATCGCATCCCGGTGTCATGAGGGCGCGACCGCGCCGCTGTACGGCGGCCCGGGCGGCGCGACGACGCTCGACGATCTGGGGGTGCTCTGGGCGGGCGATCTCCCGGCGTGGAAGGCACGGATCAAACTCGCGGTCGCGCTGGCGGTCGGCGGCGACGGCGCCGACGAGGCGTTCTTCGAACGCGGGCTCCGCGAACCCGGACGGTGA
- a CDS encoding MoxR family ATPase encodes MTTDTPSASEAGERCEAVLDAIEGAVIVRREFLETVLVGVLARGHVLLEDVPGTGKTLTAQSVSKALGLSFSRIQFTPDLLPADITGTNVFHENEGDFEFQPGPIFANVVLADEINRAPPKTQAALLEAMAEGQVTVEGETRELPDPFIVIATQNPVESEGTFPLPEAQIDRFAVKDAMGYPERDGEIELLRRRAGRTEQVPSVERVLDDGMVETLQHVPEEVHADPDLLDYVADVARATREDRRVEVGVSPRGTQRLFEISRAHATLRSREFLIPDDVKAVAEQALAHRLVLTPEAQVDGVDKATVIGDVLDSVEVPTVDAAPEA; translated from the coding sequence ATGACGACTGACACACCCTCCGCCTCGGAGGCGGGCGAGCGCTGTGAGGCAGTGCTCGACGCCATCGAGGGCGCCGTTATCGTCCGCCGAGAGTTCCTCGAAACGGTCCTCGTGGGCGTGCTCGCCCGCGGGCACGTGCTGCTGGAGGACGTTCCCGGCACCGGGAAGACGCTGACCGCCCAGAGCGTCTCGAAAGCGCTCGGCCTCTCGTTCTCCCGGATCCAGTTCACGCCGGACCTCCTGCCGGCGGACATCACCGGGACGAACGTGTTCCACGAGAACGAGGGCGACTTCGAGTTCCAGCCCGGCCCGATCTTCGCGAACGTGGTGCTGGCCGACGAGATCAACCGCGCGCCGCCGAAAACGCAGGCCGCGCTGCTGGAGGCGATGGCGGAGGGCCAAGTCACCGTCGAGGGCGAGACCCGAGAGCTCCCGGACCCCTTCATCGTGATCGCGACCCAGAACCCCGTCGAGAGCGAGGGGACGTTCCCGCTACCGGAGGCCCAGATCGACCGATTCGCGGTGAAGGACGCGATGGGCTACCCCGAACGCGACGGCGAGATCGAACTGCTCCGCCGGCGCGCGGGCCGTACCGAGCAGGTCCCCTCCGTCGAGCGCGTGCTCGACGACGGGATGGTCGAGACGCTCCAGCACGTGCCCGAGGAGGTCCACGCCGACCCCGACCTGCTGGACTACGTCGCCGACGTCGCCAGAGCGACCCGCGAGGACCGCCGCGTCGAGGTCGGCGTCTCCCCGCGCGGGACCCAGCGACTGTTCGAGATCAGCCGCGCCCACGCCACCCTGCGATCCCGGGAGTTCCTCATCCCCGACGACGTCAAGGCTGTCGCCGAGCAGGCGCTGGCCCACCGACTCGTGCTCACGCCGGAGGCGCAGGTCGACGGCGTCGACAAGGCGACCGTGATCGGGGACGTGCTCGATAGCGTCGAGGTGCCGACCGTCGACGCCGCGCCCGAGGCCTAG
- a CDS encoding enoyl-CoA hydratase/isomerase family protein — protein MRIDDGAVKRITFDRPDVYNAMTTDVATELADALGDLDPETHDAAVITGEGDAFSAGGDIDSMAERDWNTAEAYERVQATFGRVAENALSARVPIVAKVNGDAVGAGLSLVAVSDLAYAAESARFGASFVNVGLIPDMGATAILPHLIGLRKTKELAFTGELVGADEASAMELVNETVPDDELDQRVDELLETLQSKPTSNIGLAKEAIHDNLGTPWHDGLKREASLQSMAYDTPAHEEGVDAFREGRKPDFD, from the coding sequence ATGCGAATCGACGACGGCGCAGTCAAGCGCATCACCTTCGACCGACCGGACGTGTACAACGCGATGACCACCGACGTCGCCACCGAACTGGCGGACGCGCTCGGCGACCTCGATCCCGAAACGCACGATGCGGCCGTGATCACGGGCGAGGGCGACGCGTTCAGCGCCGGCGGCGACATCGACTCGATGGCCGAGCGCGACTGGAACACCGCGGAAGCGTACGAGCGCGTCCAGGCGACGTTCGGCCGCGTCGCCGAGAACGCGCTCTCGGCCCGGGTCCCGATCGTCGCGAAAGTGAACGGCGACGCCGTCGGCGCCGGCCTGTCGCTGGTCGCAGTCTCGGACCTCGCTTACGCCGCCGAATCCGCGCGGTTCGGCGCCTCGTTCGTCAACGTCGGGCTGATCCCGGACATGGGCGCGACGGCGATCCTCCCGCACCTGATCGGCCTCCGGAAGACGAAGGAGCTGGCGTTCACCGGCGAGCTCGTCGGCGCCGACGAGGCGTCCGCGATGGAGCTCGTGAACGAGACGGTACCGGACGACGAACTCGACCAGCGGGTCGACGAACTGCTCGAAACGCTACAGAGCAAGCCGACATCGAACATCGGGCTCGCGAAGGAGGCGATCCACGACAACCTCGGAACCCCGTGGCATGACGGGCTCAAACGGGAGGCGAGCCTCCAGTCGATGGCGTACGACACGCCCGCCCACGAGGAGGGTGTCGACGCGTTTCGGGAGGGTCGTAAACCGGATTTCGATTGA